A stretch of the Papaver somniferum cultivar HN1 chromosome 6, ASM357369v1, whole genome shotgun sequence genome encodes the following:
- the LOC113289056 gene encoding bifunctional riboflavin kinase/FMN phosphatase-like, giving the protein MAAATPLRRVLSCVILDLDGTLLNTDGLVGDVLKMLLVKYGKQWDAKVAHRIVGKTPIEAATAVKEDYELTCTADEFMSEITPMLSERWCNIRALPGANRLIKHLKGHGVPMALVSNSPRESIETKLSYHEGWKESFSAIIGADEVRMRKPSPEIFLEAAKLLNAEPSSCLVIDDSLPDVGGAKAAGMEVAAVPSLPKSSHLYTSADEMINSLLDLRPEIWGLPPFQDWINGTLPIEPWYIGGPVIKGYGRGSKVLGIPTANLSTEGWSDILSYHPSGVYFGWAGLSTRGIYKMVMSIGWNPYFNNTEKTIEPWLLHDFNEDFYGEELRLAIVGYIRPEANFSSLESLISKIHEDGKISKEALDLPPYAAYKDVPYVKKPLNS; this is encoded by the exons ATGGCAGCAGCCACACCTTTGAGGAGGGTATTGTCATGCGTCATCCTAGATTTGGATGGTACTCTTCTTAACACAG ATGGCCTTGTTGGTGATGTTTTAAAAATGCTTCTTGTGAAGTATGGAAAACAGTGGGATGCAAAAGTGGCCCACCGGATTGTAGGGAAGACCCCTATTGAAGCTGCCACCGCTGTAAAAGAGGATTATGAGCTCACATGCACGGCTGATGAGTTCATGTCAGAAATTACCCCAATGCTTTCTGAACG GTGGTGCAATATTAGAGCTCTTCCTGGTGCCAACCGATTAATTAAACATTTGAAGGGACATGGTGTACCCATGGCATTGGTTTCAAATTCTCCTAGGGAAAGCATAGAAACTAAATTGTCCTATCACGAAG GCTGGAAAGAATCCTTCTCTGCTATTATTGGTGCTGACGAAGTGAGAATGCGGAAGCCATCTCCTGAAAT ATTCCTTGAGGCGGCTAAGTTATTGAATGCTGAGCCTTCCAGTTGCCTTGTCATTGATGATTCACT ACCTGACGTTGGAGGTGCTAAGGCTGCTGGAATGGAAGTAGCTGCTGTACCATCACTTCCGAAAAGTTCTCATCTTTATACTTCAGCTGATGAGATGATCAATTCTCTGCTCGACCTGCGTCCAGAAATCTGGGGCTTGCCCCCATTTCAAGACT GGATCAACGGTACTTTACCTATTGAACCATGGTACATAGGAGGCCCTGTCATTAAAGGCTATGGGCGTGGCTCAAAGGTACTTGGAATTCCTACAG CAAATTTATCAACAGAGGGCTGGTCAGATATCCTCTCTTACCACCCGTCTGGGGTATACTTTGGTTGGGCTGGATTATCAACTCGAGGTATCTATAAGATGGTCATGAGTATTGGTTGGAACCCGTACTTCAATAACACTGAAAAGACTATT GAACCCTGGCTGCTTCATGATTTCAATGAGGATTTCTATGGGGAAGAACTACGTCTTGCCATTGTTGGCTATATACGACCAGAG GCCAATTTTTCTTCCCTAGAGAGCTTgatatcaaagattcatgagGATGGAAAAATATCTAAGGAAGCTCTCGATCTTCCCCCATATGCAGCCTACAAGGACGTCCCGTATGTGAAAAAACCCCTTAACAGCTGA